One genomic region from Dehalococcoidia bacterium encodes:
- a CDS encoding aminopeptidase P family protein, translated as MTSRVDKIHRRLFELQLDAVFISQPLNRRYLSGFTGSAGYIFISQKDTILATDFRYVEQSKAQSPDFEVFQISGDFTKWFPQLVSDTNSKRIGFESDYLTLSAYRQLVKAAKKLRPISRPQLIPTQGVVESLRAIKDSDEIRLMEAAARIADAAEEHAVKILRPGMTEKELSWNLERFMREEGSESLPFEIIVASGANSALPHAQPTNREIMPGEPVVIDLGAKVNGYTSDITRTICLGEPSERFASIYRIVYEAQLSALQKICTGMSGEKADSVAREVIAKAGYGEKFGHGLGHGVGLETHELPRLGKTSTDILSEGMVCTVEPGIYLEGWGGVRIEDMVVLDKKIPRVLTQARKLVIGEGS; from the coding sequence ATGACCTCCCGGGTTGATAAGATTCACCGGCGACTCTTTGAACTTCAACTGGACGCCGTTTTCATCTCCCAACCCCTTAATCGCCGCTATCTCTCCGGATTCACCGGGTCAGCAGGATATATTTTCATCTCCCAGAAAGACACTATCCTGGCCACTGACTTCCGTTATGTCGAGCAATCTAAGGCACAGTCGCCAGATTTTGAAGTTTTCCAGATCAGCGGGGACTTCACTAAGTGGTTTCCCCAGCTCGTCTCCGATACGAATTCCAAGCGCATCGGATTTGAGAGCGACTACCTGACTTTATCTGCCTACCGACAGCTTGTCAAAGCAGCCAAGAAACTTCGCCCTATATCTCGTCCTCAACTAATCCCCACACAGGGAGTAGTCGAATCCCTCAGAGCCATCAAAGATAGCGATGAGATCAGACTAATGGAAGCAGCTGCCCGGATAGCCGATGCCGCCGAGGAACATGCCGTCAAAATACTCCGACCGGGAATGACGGAGAAAGAGCTTTCCTGGAATCTGGAAAGATTCATGCGGGAGGAAGGCAGCGAGAGCCTGCCTTTTGAGATCATTGTGGCATCGGGAGCAAACTCGGCTCTTCCCCATGCCCAACCAACAAACCGCGAGATTATGCCCGGCGAACCGGTGGTCATCGATCTCGGAGCAAAGGTGAACGGCTACACCAGCGATATCACTAGAACCATCTGCCTCGGAGAACCAAGCGAAAGATTCGCCAGCATCTATAGAATCGTCTATGAAGCACAGCTTTCAGCCCTTCAAAAAATCTGCACTGGCATGAGCGGAGAGAAAGCTGATAGCGTGGCAAGGGAAGTTATCGCCAAAGCGGGTTATGGAGAGAAATTCGGGCACGGTCTCGGCCACGGCGTCGGACTTGAAACGCACGAACTGCCGCGGCTGGGGAAAACTTCCACCGACATCCTTTCCGAAGGCATGGTGTGCACCGTCGAGCCAGGGATTTACCTGGAGGGATGGGGAGGTGTGCGGATCGAAGATATGGTAGTATTGGATAAGAAAATACCTCGAGTCCTGACTCAGGCCAGGAAACTTGTGATTGGGGAAGGTTCATGA
- the efp gene encoding elongation factor P has translation MIDITEAKRGVTVELDGILYAVIDYQHIKMGRGSAQIRLKLRDVRAGHTTDRTFQSGERLKRADVEFSSAQYLYNDDDFYYFMDQETFDQVPLSGDQLGDGVNYMKEGMIVRISRYKGDAIGVELPITVDLEITETGPSFKGDTATAGSKPAVMETGITVQVPMFLVAGDRVRVDTRTGKYLERA, from the coding sequence ATGATAGACATCACCGAAGCCAAACGGGGAGTCACCGTAGAGCTGGACGGCATCCTTTATGCAGTCATCGATTACCAGCACATCAAGATGGGTCGGGGCTCAGCACAGATCAGACTGAAGCTAAGGGATGTTCGCGCCGGCCATACCACCGACCGCACCTTCCAGTCGGGGGAAAGGCTGAAACGGGCCGATGTGGAATTTAGCTCGGCGCAATACCTTTATAATGATGACGACTTCTACTACTTCATGGATCAGGAGACTTTCGACCAGGTTCCCCTCAGCGGCGACCAACTGGGAGACGGGGTCAATTACATGAAGGAAGGCATGATCGTCCGAATCTCCCGCTATAAAGGAGACGCCATCGGAGTGGAATTGCCCATAACCGTCGATCTGGAGATCACCGAAACCGGCCCCAGCTTCAAGGGAGACACCGCCACCGCCGGCAGCAAGCCCGCGGTAATGGAAACCGGAATAACGGTGCAGGTTCCCATGTTTCTGGTAGCAGGAGATCGTGTCCGGGTTGACACACGCACCGGGAAATACCTGGAAAGGGCTTGA
- a CDS encoding PHP-associated domain-containing protein, translating to MKTDLHVHTCYSPDSNASLEGIILQCRKLGIDCLAITDHNTIDGAFAMQKMAPFPVIIGEEVMSLDGEIIGYFLKELIPGGLPAEEVIDRIKRQGGLVCIPHPFDGFGRHPLSDSKRQALLSQIDIVEVFNARSLTLKCSEKARSFSRDTGLLASAGSDAHAPRELGKAYVEMPEFDGPAQFKLALSQGTIVGRLNGIKDHFLTTLGALPKRVRNGKYV from the coding sequence ATGAAAACCGACCTGCACGTCCACACCTGCTATTCCCCCGATTCCAACGCATCGCTGGAAGGCATTATCCTTCAGTGCCGGAAATTGGGGATCGACTGTCTGGCCATCACCGACCACAACACCATCGATGGAGCATTCGCCATGCAGAAGATGGCGCCCTTCCCGGTGATCATCGGCGAAGAGGTGATGAGCCTGGATGGCGAGATCATCGGATACTTTCTCAAAGAGCTGATCCCCGGCGGACTCCCGGCCGAAGAAGTGATCGACCGAATCAAGCGCCAGGGCGGGCTGGTGTGCATCCCCCATCCCTTCGATGGCTTCGGCAGGCATCCGCTGAGCGATTCCAAACGGCAGGCCTTGCTTTCGCAAATCGACATTGTTGAGGTCTTCAATGCCCGTTCACTCACTTTGAAGTGCTCCGAAAAGGCACGCTCCTTTTCCCGTGATACCGGCCTTCTGGCCAGCGCCGGAAGCGACGCTCACGCACCCCGGGAACTGGGCAAAGCCTATGTGGAAATGCCTGAGTTCGACGGACCGGCTCAATTCAAACTGGCGCTCAGCCAGGGAACGATCGTGGGAAGGCTGAATGGGATCAAAGATCATTTTCTGACCACTCTGGGCGCACTTCCCAAAAGGGTGAGGAACGGCAAATATGTATAA
- a CDS encoding formyltransferase family protein — protein sequence MYKIGWFSSGRGPGSRALLKAMQESIETGNVKAEIAFVFCNREPGFSEETDQFHHLVQSYSIPLVCYSSVKFRENRDYVVMSSWRIDYDREVMRRLVGFPVDLCVLAGYMLVIGPEMCQRYTMINLHPAAPGGPKGTWKEVIWELIQSRAQSTGVMMHLVTPELDEGPPLSYCTFRIRGKPFDEHWQKLEHYSLEELKAREGEEIELFKLIRQHGLKREYPLIIRTVKACSEGRVKAQNGRILDRAGTPLTGYDLTEEIDRLVA from the coding sequence ATGTATAAGATCGGATGGTTTTCCAGCGGACGAGGCCCCGGCTCCCGCGCCCTGCTCAAAGCAATGCAGGAAAGCATCGAAACCGGCAACGTCAAGGCAGAGATCGCCTTCGTCTTCTGCAACCGGGAACCGGGGTTCTCCGAGGAAACCGATCAGTTTCACCATCTGGTGCAATCGTATAGCATCCCCTTGGTGTGCTATTCATCGGTGAAGTTCAGGGAGAACCGGGATTACGTCGTTATGTCAAGCTGGCGAATCGATTACGATCGGGAAGTAATGCGACGGCTGGTGGGCTTTCCGGTCGATCTCTGTGTGCTAGCCGGATACATGCTCGTGATCGGGCCTGAGATGTGCCAGCGTTACACCATGATCAATCTCCATCCGGCCGCTCCCGGCGGGCCGAAAGGCACCTGGAAAGAGGTGATCTGGGAACTCATCCAAAGCCGGGCTCAGAGCACCGGAGTGATGATGCATCTGGTGACGCCCGAACTGGACGAAGGCCCGCCACTGAGCTATTGCACCTTCAGAATCCGGGGCAAGCCTTTCGATGAGCACTGGCAAAAGCTGGAGCACTACTCACTGGAAGAGCTGAAAGCCCGGGAGGGAGAAGAGATTGAACTCTTCAAGCTCATCCGCCAACACGGGCTCAAACGAGAATACCCGCTAATTATCCGCACCGTCAAGGCATGCAGTGAAGGCCGGGTGAAAGCTCAAAACGGCCGGATATTGGATAGAGCGGGAACCCCCCTCACCGGCTATGATCTCACTGAAGAGATCGACCGGCTTGTCGCCTGA
- a CDS encoding PAS domain S-box protein: MNLITRLKHPFTRAGACPKQHFSAGTGRKQAEVEKAPYRNLVEQADDGICIIQDAIIRYANPASLKIIGTPIARYVHPDALDAVMVRYQKRMSGKDAPSRYESAFVHRDDRKVPVEINASATSFNNKPADLVIGGLSPSKSRWMQKSENPDFWGSVIENTPYPMRSLTKRERLSMRLPFRGKHRAPTGGGGAE, encoded by the coding sequence ATGAACCTGATTACCAGACTAAAACATCCATTTACCCGCGCCGGTGCATGTCCGAAACAACACTTCTCCGCGGGTACTGGACGCAAGCAAGCAGAGGTGGAGAAAGCCCCCTACCGCAATCTGGTAGAACAGGCTGATGACGGCATCTGCATCATTCAGGATGCGATCATCCGGTATGCCAATCCTGCCTCGCTGAAAATCATCGGCACCCCAATCGCCCGATATGTCCATCCGGATGCCCTCGATGCGGTGATGGTCCGCTACCAAAAAAGGATGTCCGGCAAGGATGCCCCCTCCCGGTATGAGAGCGCTTTTGTTCACAGAGATGACCGAAAGGTTCCCGTGGAAATCAACGCCTCAGCCACCTCCTTTAACAACAAGCCCGCCGATCTGGTGATTGGCGGGCTATCACCGAGTAAAAGCAGATGGATGCAGAAATCGGAGAATCCAGACTTTTGGGGAAGCGTCATTGAAAATACCCCTTATCCAATGCGGTCTCTGACGAAAAGGGAGCGGTTGTCCATGCGATTGCCCTTTAGAGGAAAACACCGAGCCCCAACTGGCGGAGGAGGCGCAGAATGA
- a CDS encoding PAS domain S-box protein has translation MNLNKPPQNILRGWSPVSVIVVTTLAAIAVSIFCLASGYFSIFQNLFYIPIIIACGYYMKRGFAFSVIIACVYFFLSLAFTRELETLLQALARVLLFVIIAGIIAYLSSERKQAEQPIRENEHFVTSILNDLTTFVAVLKPNGEFILSNNTSMALFGESIEQVRGMKFYDMDGWKCSQDAQRLIKEDIERCASGEKIFRQVQVYTPNGIVWIDFSIHPVFGENGTVEYLIPEGRDITENKRVRDALSESEEKHRTLFETMAQGVVYENPAGEITAANPAAQRILGLTIDQMLRRTPIDPSWKTVHEDGSDFPRKDHPTMVSLKTGEPVNGFIMGIFNSVDEQYHWISVSTVPQFKPGEDKPYRVYTTFTDITELKLLERTLQEKNEQLSEQNEELLSAEEALRLEIAETEKARAFSEEVINAIPDGLSIADFAGNVIDMNETLLKMSGSTREEAVGRQFRADLILDAKDTELSFERLRRLEEGASVENYEMAIRTSEGNEVTLSIAQSAIKDASGKPAMALSIIRDITERKEMEERLRNTARLLAESQQMAHLGSCEWDIQTREMLCSDEFFRIYGCHPGEFAPTYEEFQERTHPDDREYVNGSVNTILRERSSADLQYRILLPDGEVRFVHTKNRVSLDEAGNSIRVSLITQDITERKQSEEVLKESEEVLKESEERFRAIFDNSIDGVLVTDLETGRLHSCNKAMCQMLGYSLDEIGDMKITDLHPEEALPYVMANIEREALVTPPLTREIPLKRKDGTIFYTEVTSSPVTFAGRLYLAGIFRDVTERKQAEENIRHTNIELEKAFEQLNASQEQLLQSAKLAAVG, from the coding sequence ATGAATCTCAACAAACCACCTCAAAACATTCTACGGGGCTGGTCGCCTGTTTCTGTAATTGTCGTCACAACACTTGCTGCCATCGCAGTAAGTATCTTTTGCCTTGCCTCCGGTTATTTCAGCATTTTCCAGAACCTCTTTTACATTCCCATTATCATCGCCTGCGGGTATTATATGAAGCGCGGATTTGCATTCTCTGTTATCATTGCGTGCGTCTATTTTTTTCTCTCCTTAGCCTTTACGCGTGAATTAGAGACACTCCTGCAGGCACTTGCCAGGGTCTTACTCTTTGTAATCATCGCGGGTATAATTGCCTATCTGTCGTCAGAACGCAAGCAAGCGGAGCAGCCCATCAGGGAGAATGAACATTTCGTTACCTCCATACTCAATGATTTGACCACATTCGTCGCCGTGCTGAAACCGAACGGCGAGTTCATCTTGTCAAACAATACGAGCATGGCACTCTTCGGGGAATCAATTGAACAAGTCAGGGGAATGAAGTTCTACGATATGGACGGGTGGAAATGTTCCCAGGATGCACAAAGGCTGATCAAGGAAGATATAGAACGCTGCGCATCGGGAGAAAAGATATTTCGCCAAGTTCAGGTCTACACTCCGAATGGGATTGTCTGGATCGATTTCAGTATCCACCCTGTTTTCGGTGAAAACGGGACCGTAGAATACCTGATACCGGAGGGACGGGATATCACCGAGAACAAGCGGGTCAGGGATGCGCTGAGCGAGAGTGAAGAAAAGCATCGAACTCTGTTCGAGACAATGGCCCAGGGTGTTGTTTATGAAAACCCCGCCGGAGAGATCACGGCCGCCAATCCGGCCGCCCAAAGAATCCTGGGATTGACCATAGATCAAATGCTGCGTCGCACTCCGATTGATCCCAGTTGGAAGACCGTCCATGAAGATGGCTCCGATTTTCCCAGAAAGGATCACCCAACAATGGTTTCACTAAAAACAGGGGAACCTGTCAATGGCTTCATCATGGGTATTTTCAATTCGGTTGATGAGCAATACCATTGGATATCCGTCAGCACCGTCCCACAGTTCAAACCGGGAGAAGACAAGCCGTACCGGGTCTATACCACCTTCACCGATATCACCGAGCTCAAGCTATTGGAGCGCACGCTTCAAGAAAAAAACGAACAACTAAGCGAACAGAATGAAGAGCTGCTCTCTGCAGAAGAGGCGCTCAGATTAGAAATCGCTGAGACAGAGAAGGCCCGGGCTTTTAGCGAAGAGGTGATCAATGCCATACCTGATGGTCTTTCAATAGCCGACTTTGCTGGAAATGTCATTGACATGAATGAAACTCTTTTGAAGATGTCTGGGTCAACTCGTGAGGAAGCTGTGGGCCGGCAGTTCAGAGCCGATCTAATCCTTGATGCGAAGGACACCGAGCTAAGCTTTGAACGCCTGAGGAGACTTGAGGAAGGAGCCTCGGTAGAGAATTATGAGATGGCTATCCGAACCAGCGAAGGCAATGAAGTAACGCTATCCATTGCCCAGAGCGCGATCAAGGATGCATCAGGGAAGCCGGCAATGGCGCTTTCAATCATCAGAGATATCACCGAGCGCAAGGAAATGGAGGAACGGCTCAGAAATACTGCGCGCCTTCTAGCCGAATCTCAACAGATGGCCCATCTGGGCAGTTGCGAGTGGGACATTCAAACCCGGGAAATGCTCTGCTCCGATGAGTTCTTCCGCATCTATGGTTGTCATCCGGGAGAGTTTGCGCCGACGTATGAAGAGTTCCAGGAGAGGACCCATCCCGATGATCGGGAATATGTGAACGGCAGTGTGAATACAATCTTGCGTGAGCGCAGTTCAGCTGATCTCCAGTACCGCATCTTGTTGCCCGATGGCGAAGTGCGCTTTGTCCACACAAAAAACAGGGTATCCCTCGATGAAGCCGGCAATTCCATTCGCGTATCACTTATCACACAGGATATCACGGAGAGAAAACAGTCGGAAGAAGTGCTCAAGGAGTCGGAAGAAGTGCTCAAGGAGTCGGAAGAAAGATTCAGGGCTATCTTTGATAATTCTATCGACGGGGTCTTAGTTACAGACTTAGAGACAGGGCGCCTGCATTCCTGCAACAAAGCTATGTGCCAGATGCTGGGCTATAGCTTAGACGAAATAGGGGATATGAAAATCACTGACCTTCATCCTGAGGAAGCCCTGCCCTATGTTATGGCAAATATTGAAAGGGAGGCACTAGTCACACCGCCATTAACTCGTGAAATCCCCTTAAAAAGAAAAGACGGCACTATATTTTACACTGAGGTCACATCATCCCCAGTTACTTTTGCCGGGAGAC